The following coding sequences lie in one Mus musculus strain C57BL/6J chromosome 11, GRCm38.p6 C57BL/6J genomic window:
- the Sap30bp gene encoding SAP30-binding protein isoform X2 — MSPDEIKIPPEPPGRCSNHLQDKIQKLYERKIKEGMDMNYIIQRKKEFRNPSIYEKLIQFCAIDELGTNYPKDMFDPHGWSEDSYYEALAKAQKIEMDKLEKAKKERTKIEFVTGTKKGTTTNATATSTSTASTAVADAQKRKSKWDSAIPVTTIAQPTILTTTATLPAVVTVTTSASGSKTTVISAVGTIVKKAKQ, encoded by the exons ATGTCACCCGATGAAATCAAGATCCCACCAGAACCGCCTGGCAGATGTTCAAATCACCTACAA GATAAGATCCAGAAGCTCTACGAGCGGAAGATAAAGGAGGGGATGGATATGAACTACATCATCCAGAGGAAGAAGGAGTTCCGCAACCCCAG CATCTACGAGAAACTGATCCAGTTCTGTGCCATTGATGAGCTGGGCACCAACTACCCAAAG GATATGTTCGATCCCCACGGCTGGTCTGAAGACTCCTACTATGAGGCATTAG CCAAGGCCCAGAAGATTGAAATGGACAAATTAGAAAAGGCCAAAAAGGAGCGAACCAAA aTTGAGTTTGTAACGGGCACCAAGAAAGGCACCACGACCAATGCCACGGCCACCAGCACCAGTACTGCCAGCACAGCTGTCGCAG ATGcccagaagaggaagagcaagtgGGACTCTGCCATCCCCGTGACGACAATAGCACAGCCCACCATCCTCACCACCACAGCCACCCTGCCAGCAGTGGTCACTGTCACCACTAGTGCCAGTGGCTCCAAGACCACCGTCATCTCTGCTGTGGGCACCATCGTGAAGAAGGCCAAGCAGTGA